One Sphaeramia orbicularis chromosome 21, fSphaOr1.1, whole genome shotgun sequence DNA window includes the following coding sequences:
- the tmem177 gene encoding transmembrane protein 177, which translates to MASSFLRFSVLLQKYRTPLLISSCGGVFAVNMFYHVFPDMSYRQVYQAWYKGEAVQLSQKLQDVFQQVLTDFGVRTPQNFSAFASFGFHPVGAGVPWLPAGAEIGIPANFNSTVEDLSGITNRTIFINGKTVDWSSDDGAALKEALVFSPEAQKFAIAREVARLQAGGPVVSAAVAPVCLGGVWVYSVVLKQVFGLHAGPALFRWAVNTVALGLGAMSYFLTSDAVSQWIDHTMDRRAAGVSRDYAKGGVEFYDKILLRNRKLRSLMGPKGEEMYAPSGNLFPAHLLQLKHTPYTVRRDGILSLLRE; encoded by the exons ATGGCGTCCAGTTTCCTCAGGTTCTCTGTGCTGCTTCAGAAGTACCGCACCCCGCTGCTCATTTCCAGCTGTGGGGGGGTCTTTGCTGTGAACATGTTCTACCATGTGTTTCCTGACATGTCCTACCGGCAGGTCTATCAGGCCTGGTACAAAGGAGAGGCAGTCCAACTGTCGCAAAAACTACAGGATGTTTTCCAGCAG GTACTGACAGATTTCGGGGTCAGAACACCTCAGAACTTCTCGGCCTTCGCCTCCTTCGGTTTCCATCCCGTCGGTGCCGGTGTCCCGTGGCTTCCTGCGGGTGCAGAAATCGGCATCCCCGCTAATTTCAACAGCACAGTGGAAGACCTCAGTGGAATCACCAACCGGACCATATTCATCAACGGGAAAACCGTCGACTGGAGCAGCGATGACGGCGCAGCTCTAAAGGAGGCCCTGGTGTTTTCTCCAGAGGCGCAGAAGTTCGCCATAGCCCGAGAAGTGGCCCGCCTGCAGGCCGGGGGCCCCGTGGTGAGTGCCGCCGTGGCCCCCGTATGCCTCGGGGGGGTCTGGGTGTACAGCGTGGTCCTGAAACAGGTGTTCGGCCTCCATGCCGGGCCTGCGTTGTTCCGGTGGGCCGTGAACACCGTAGCGCTGGGACTGGGCGCCATGTCGTACTTCCTCACCTCAGACGCCGTCAGCCAGTGGATCGACCACACCATGGACAGAAGGGCCGCCGGCGTGTCCAGGGATTACGCCAAAGGGGGGGTGGAGTTTTATGACAAGATTTTATTAAGAAACAGGAAACTGCGTTCCCTGATGGGCCCAAAGGGAGAGGAAATGTACGCGCCAAGTGGAAACTTATTCCCAGCTCACCTTTTACAGCTGAAACACACACCGTACACAGTGAGGAGGGACGGCATCCTCAGCCTGCTCAGAGAGTAG